In a genomic window of Scyliorhinus torazame isolate Kashiwa2021f chromosome 5, sScyTor2.1, whole genome shotgun sequence:
- the LOC140422519 gene encoding uncharacterized protein has protein sequence MEKLWKCGDCGKEFRFPSKLETHRRSHTGSKPFSCSVCGKGFSVSSSLQRHQRVHTGERPFTCTVCGKGFTQLPNLQTHQRVHNGERPFTCSDCGKGFSTSAQLQIHQRVHTGERPFTCTTCGQRFTQLSSLLQHNVTHTNERPFKCSDCGCSFKSSQVLMEHQRIHTEERPFSCSHCTKRFRTSSTLRAHQRIHTGEKPFTCADCGKGFSTSSQLQIHQRVHTGERPFTCSICSQRFAQLPNLLQHQVTHTNERPFKCSDCGRCFKSSHVLMVHQRTHTEERPFSCSHCTKRFRTSSTLRAHQQVHTGEKPFTCSVCTKGFKSSASLRTHQQVHK, from the coding sequence atggagaaactgtggaaatgtggggattgtggaaaGGAATTTAGgttcccatccaagctggaaactcatcgacgcagtcacactgggtcaAAGCCATTcagctgttctgtgtgtgggaagggattcagtgtttcatccagcctgcagagacaccagcgagttcacactggggagaggccgttcacctgcactgtgtgtgggaaaggattcactcagttacccaatctacagacccaccagcgagttcataatggggagaggccgttcacttgctctgactgtgggaaggggttcagtacTTCAGCCCAACTACAgatacaccaacgagttcacactggggagagaccattcacctgcaccaCGTGTGGGCaacgatttactcagttatccagcctgctgcaacacaatgtcactcacaccaatgagagaccctttaaatgttctgactgcggGTGCAGCTTCAAAAGCTCTCAGGTTCTGATGGAACATCAGcgtattcacactgaggagagacctttcAGCTGCtcgcactgcacaaagaggtttagaacatcATCCACgctgcgggcacaccagcgaatccacactggggagaagccattcacctgcgctgactgtggaaagggattcagtacTTCATCTcaactgcagatacaccagcgagttcacactggggagaggccattcacctgctctatatGTAGCCAACGATTTGCTCAGTTACCCAACTTGCTGCAACACCAAGTCACTcataccaatgagagaccctttaaatgctctgactgtgggaggtgCTTCAAAAGCTCTCATGTACTGATggtccaccagcgcactcacactgaggagagaccgttcagctgctctcactgcacaaagaggtttagaacgtcatcgaccctgcgggcacaccagcaagttcacaccggagagaagccgttcacctgctcggtgtgtACGAAGGGATTCAAAAGTTCAGCGAGTCTgcggacacaccagcaagttcacaagtga
- the LOC140422537 gene encoding uncharacterized protein, whose translation MHNCAMEQPWKCGDCGKGFRSPSALEIHRRSHTGERPFTCPECGKGFTHSSYLVTHQRGHTGERPFTCFVCGKRFTQSSHLRFHQRVHTGERPFTCSVCGKGFTRSTSLRTHQRVHTGERPFICFECGKGFTDSSSRWRHQRVHTGERPFTCSICGKRFNDSSNLMRHQRVHTGERPFTCSQCGKGFTESSGLRTHQRVHTGERPFSCSACGKEFSDPSSLRRHRRVHTEETDHSPSVGRDSLSH comes from the coding sequence ATGCACAACTGCGCCATGGagcaaccgtggaaatgtggggactgtgggaagggattccgttccccatctgcgctggagattcatcgacgcagtcacacaggggagaggccgttcacctgccctgaaTGTGGAAAGGGGTTCACTCACTCATCTTACCTGGTTACACAccagcgtggtcacacaggggagaggccgttcacctgcttcgtgtgtggcaagagattcactcagtcgtcgCACCTGCGTttccaccagcgggttcacacgggggagaggccattcacctgctccgtctgTGGGAAAGGGTTCACTCGGTCAACCAGTCTGcgcacacaccagcgggttcacaccggagagaggccattcatctgctttgagtgtgggaagggattcactgattcatccagCCGGTGgaggcatcagcgagttcacactggggagaggccgttcacctgttccatTTGTGGCAAAAGATTCAATGACTCGTCCAACCtaatgagacaccagcgagttcacaccggggagaggccgttcacctgctctcagtgtgggaagggattcactgaatcaTCCggtctgcggacacaccagcgagttcacactggggagaggccgttcagctgctctgcGTGTGGGAAGGAATTTTCTGATCCATCCAGCCTGCGGAGGCACCGCCGGGTTCACACAGAGGAGACAGACCATTCACCGAGtgttggaagggattcactgagtcattga